One segment of Tepidimicrobium xylanilyticum DNA contains the following:
- a CDS encoding DUF1361 domain-containing protein, with the protein MKIFLKKYKEIIFFMLAYWIVCLLMFFKDTSFLYIMLSWNVLLAVLPLVFILKSETSLMQGRLGHSILWMIPWLLFFPNSVYMITDFIHISNDKFMWIVEVEKYSLDGGVVYSTDIMIWTKLLIIGVGFLFALLVGLESLYIFDKSIGIITLKPVSFLGVVLVSLLSGIGVYIGRFLRFNSWDMLFRPIQLFNQLVIGIDRFTIQFVATFSIFIIGCYILYRIFRRITCFYD; encoded by the coding sequence ATGAAGATATTTTTAAAAAAATATAAAGAAATAATATTCTTCATGTTAGCATATTGGATTGTCTGCTTGTTGATGTTTTTTAAGGATACTAGTTTTCTTTATATCATGCTATCATGGAATGTTTTATTGGCAGTATTACCATTGGTTTTTATACTGAAATCAGAGACAAGTTTGATGCAAGGAAGGCTAGGCCATTCTATTCTTTGGATGATTCCTTGGTTGTTGTTTTTCCCTAATTCTGTTTACATGATAACAGATTTCATTCATATATCAAATGACAAATTTATGTGGATAGTTGAAGTAGAAAAATACTCCTTAGATGGAGGAGTTGTTTATAGTACTGATATTATGATTTGGACTAAGTTGTTAATTATTGGTGTTGGATTCTTATTTGCTTTACTAGTTGGCCTAGAATCCCTTTATATTTTCGATAAAAGCATTGGAATAATTACTTTGAAGCCCGTATCTTTTTTAGGAGTTGTATTAGTATCTCTGTTATCCGGAATAGGTGTTTACATTGGAAGGTTTCTTAGATTTAACAGTTGGGATATGCTTTTTAGACCAATTCAATTATTTAATCAATTAGTAATAGGGATAGATAGATTTACAATTCAGTTTGTTGCTACTTTTTCAATATTTATAATAGGTTGTTATATTCTCTATAGGATATTTAGAAGAATAACTTGTTTTTATGATTGA